From a single Lolium rigidum isolate FL_2022 chromosome 7, APGP_CSIRO_Lrig_0.1, whole genome shotgun sequence genomic region:
- the LOC124679205 gene encoding galactose mutarotase-like yields the protein MAGGALLPVALLVCLALAVGADAARKPVGFYELKNKKGDFSIKVTNWGATLVSVFVPDCKGNVADVILGYDTVAEYVNGTASFGATVGRVVNRIAKSRFVLDGKAYHLFRNDGNNSIHGGHRGFGKVIWTVKEYVRDGDSPYITFFYHSFDGEQGFPGDLDVYATYRLSSPYELSISMNATATTKATPVNLANHAYWNLAGHDSGDVLQQELQIFASSYTPLDDTKIPTGQVEPVAGTIYDFLQPTPVGEHMDIVPGGGGGYDLNFVVNGEQDAFRQVARVEDPKSGRGMEVWANQPGVQLYTSNWVINEKGKNGKVYGQYGALCLETQAYPDAVNHPEFPSSIVRPGQVYKHDMAIKFYA from the exons ATGGCGGGAGGGGCACTGCTTCCTGTTGCCTTGCTGGTGTGCCTTGCGCTGGCCGTCGGCGCCGATGCTGCTCGGAAGCCGGTCGGTTTCTACGAGCTCAAGAACAAGAAGGGGGACTTCTCCATCAAGGTCACCAACTGGGGAGCCACCCTCGTCTCTGTCTTTGTCCCTGACTGCAAAG GAAACGTCGCCGATGTCATCCTTGGGTACGACACCGTTGCTGAATATGTT AATGGCACTGCTTCATTCGGAGCGACGGTTGGGCGCGTGGTCAACAGAATCGCCAAGTCCCGCTTCGTGCTCGACGGGAAAGCCTATCATCTCTTCCGGAACGACGGCAACAACTCCATCCACG GCGGCCACAGGGGTTTCGGCAAGGTCATTTGGACGGTGAAGGAGTACGTGCGCGACGGCGACTCCCCGTACATCACATTCTTCTACCACAGCTTCGACGGAGAGCAAG GATTCCCTGGCGACCTCGACGTGTACGCGACGTACCGGCTCTCCAGCCCGTACGAACTGAGCATCAGCATGAACGCGACGGCCACGACCAAGGCGACGCCGGTGAACCTCGCGAACCACGCGTACTGGAACCTCGCCGGCCACGACAGCGGCGACGTCCTCCAGCAGGAGCTCCAGATTTTCGCGTCGAGCTACACGCCCCTCGACGATACCAAGATCCCGACGGGCCAGGTCGAGCCCGTGGCCGGCACCATCTACGACTTCCTGCAGCCGACGCCCGTCGGCGAGCACATGGACATCGTcccgggcggcggtggcgggtacGACCTCAACTTCGTCGTGAACGGGGAGCAGGACGCGTTCCGGCAGGTGGCGCGCGTCGAGGACCCCAAGTCCGGCCGGGGTATGGAGGTGTGGGCGAACCAGCCCGGCGTGCAGCTCTACACCTCCAACTGGGTCATCAACGAGAAGGGGAAAAACGGCAAGGTTTACGGGCAGTACGGTGCGCTGTGCCTGGAGACACAGGCGTACCCTGACGCCGTGAACCACCCCGAGTTCCCGTCGTCAATCGTCAGGCCCGGCCAGGTCTACAAGCACGACATGGCCATCAAGTTCTATGCTTGA
- the LOC124670588 gene encoding uncharacterized protein LOC124670588 → MDNNFVDIPNQPVMNDPFLLMTQSAPSYTMKNLSKSTLRVDCLGSAMPNCGHDDENNQSMNNITTRDDGCRLVLGLGPTPDFYSTDYQNTGVYRSKESQSLSGQSFSFTDPGMLRLGLQTDGAETIQHLQASNGRAHSFAAVDEASTSDAVRSMGGYMPSLLFAPRTSSFAANGAQLQNQDSLDLAHNNIDNTQHIQQHLQLSPEPSATTETSFGVSSDVVTGATTSEQRSHPRHPKKCRFKGCSKGARGSSGLCIAHGGGQRCHKPGCHKGAESSTAYCKAHGGGRRCEELGCTKSAEGKTDYCIAHGGGRRCEYPDCPKAARGKSGLCIKHGGGKRCAMEGCIRSAEGKAGLCISHGGGRRCQYPDCGKGAQGSTLYCKAHGGGKRCIFDGCSRGAEGSTPLCKAHGGGKRCLFEGGGVCPKSVHGGTEFCVAHGGGKRCAAPGCTKSARGRTDSCVKHGGGKRCRIDNCGKSAQGSTDFCKAHGGGKRCTWESGCEKFARGKSGLCAAHGTLVARQQERGVVKNRGSMIGAGLFSGIVASSATAASSMTNDYSSSGISTASDSDGTVRSQAMIPPQLLVPRSMMPSSSSEPTVRGGREGGCAVPEGRVHGGGLLSLLGGSFRNANIDKL, encoded by the coding sequence ATGGATAACAACTTTGTGGATATCCCAAACCAGCCTGTGATGAATGATCCCTTTTTGTTGATGACACAATCTGCTCCAAGTTACACAATGAAGAACCTGAGCAAAAGCACACTCCGCGTGGACTGTCTTGGCTCAGCAATGCCGAATTGTGGtcatgatgatgaaaataatcaaAGCATGAATAACATCACAACAAGAGATGATGGCTGCAGGCTTGTTCTCGGGTTGGGTCCAACACCTGATTTTTACTCAACAGACTATCAGAACACTGGAGTATACAGGTCAAAAGAATCTCAGAGTTTGTCTGGGCAGAGTTTCTCTTTTACTGATCCAGGGATGCTGAGGCTTGGCCTGCAGACAGATGGTGCAGAGACAATTCAGCATCTGCAAGCATCAAATGGAAGAGCTCATTCTTTTGCTGCAGTTGACGAGGCTTCAACATCTGATGCTGTAAGGAGCATGGGTGGCTACATGCCATCCCTACTCTTTGCTCCTCGCACCAGTTCTTTTGCTGCCAATGGGGCCCAACTACAAAACCAGGATTCACTAGACCTTGCGCACAATAATATTGATAACACTCAGCATATTCAACAACATCTTCAGCTCAGCCCTGAGCCTTCTGCTACAACGGAGACTTCTTTTGGTGTGAGCTCTGATGTGGTCACTGGAGCAACTACATCAGAACAACGGAGTCATCCCCGACATCCTAAGAAGTGCAGGTTCAAGGGGTGCTCCAAAGGTGCAAGAGGCTCATCCGGGTTGTGTATTGCCCATGGAGGTGGGCAAAGATGTCATAAGCCTGGGTGCCATAAAGGAGCTGAGAGCAGCACTGCATATTGTAAGGCCCATGGCGGAGGACGGCGGTGTGAGGAGCTTGGTTGCACAAAGAGTGCCGAGGGAAAGACAGATTACTGTATTGCTCATGGCGGAGGCCGCCGTTGTGAATATCCTGATTGTCCTAAGGCTGCACGAGGTAAGTCTGGACTGTGCATAAAGCACGGTGGTGGGAAGAGATGCGCAATGGAAGGATGCATTCGGAGTGCTGAGGGTAAGGCTGGACTCTGCATTTCTCATGGTGGTGGACGTCGGTGTCAGTATCCAGATTGTGGCAAGGGTGCTCAGGGCAGCACATTGTACTGCAAGGCGCATGGCGGGGGCAAGAGGTGCATCTTCGATGGGTGCAGCAGAGGTGCGGAGGGGAGCACACCTTTGTGCAAGGCCCACGGTGGTGGAAAGCGATGCTTGTTCGAAGGAGGCGGTGTCTGCCCAAAGAGTGTACATGGGGGAACTGAATTCTGCGTGGCACATGGAGGTGGAAAGCGCTGTGCGGCGCCTGGTTGCACTAAGAGCGCCCGCGGCCGTACAGACAGTTGCGTGAAGCATGGTGGTGGTAAGAGATGCAGGATTGACAACTGCGGTAAGAGTGCTCAAGGGAGCACTGACTTCTGCAAAGCCCATGGTGGAGGCAAGCGGTGCACATGGGAATCAGGTTGTGAGAAGTTCGCGCGTGGCAAGAGTGGACTGTGTGCTGCCCATGGGACCTTGGTGGCCAGGCAGCAAGAACGTGGAGTGGTGAAGAACAGAGGGAGCATGATCGGAGCAGGCCTCTTCAGTGGCATTGTGGCATCATCAGCCACTGCTGCAAGTAGCATGACGAATGACTACTCGTCATCAGGCATAAGCACCGCATCAGATAGTGACGGCACAGTAAGGAGCCAGGCGATGATACCTCCTCAGCTGCTTGTTCCTCGTTCCATGATGCCCTCCTCGTCGTCTGAGCCTACTGTACGTGGGGGTAGAGAAGGGGGCTGTGCTGTTCCTGAGGGAAGGGTGCATGGCGGCGGCCTGCTGTCACTCCTCGGTGGCAGCTTCAGGAACGCCAATATAGATAAGCTGTGA